A genome region from Streptomyces pratensis includes the following:
- a CDS encoding AlkA N-terminal domain-containing protein, whose protein sequence is MTGDDSRYEAVSSRDARFDGEFFFAVSTTGIYCRPSCPATTPRRHNVTFFPTAAAAQDSGFRACRRCRPDAVPGSADWNARADLVGRAMRLIGDGVVDREGVSGLAARLGYSARQVQRQLNAEVGAGPIALARAQRAHTARVLLQTTTLQAAEIAFASGFHSVRQFNDTVREIYALTPGELRTTRPGRSSRFGSVGTADGAGGVPLRLAHRGPYAATGIFDHLAARALTGIEEMAGPRGDRTYRRTLRLPHCTGIAEVRERTGDGWLECRLHLGDLRDLTTATQRMRRLFDLDADPLAVAERLGADPALAPLVARTPGLRAPGAADVHELTVRAVLGQQVSVAAGRRLGSALVTAYGAPLQVPSGALTRTFPDPGDLAGAGLEELGMPVARRATLRTVAAALADGRIGLDPGADRDQAEKDLLGLRGVGPWTAGYIRMRALGDPDVLLTGDVAVRAGMRHAGAEAVDAGAWRPWRTYATHHFWNAAVDRRRVAVT, encoded by the coding sequence ATGACCGGTGACGACAGCAGGTACGAGGCGGTGTCCAGCCGCGACGCCAGGTTCGACGGTGAGTTCTTCTTCGCCGTGTCCACGACCGGGATCTACTGCCGTCCGAGCTGCCCGGCCACCACTCCCAGGCGCCACAACGTGACGTTCTTCCCGACCGCCGCCGCGGCCCAGGACAGCGGCTTCCGTGCCTGCCGGCGCTGCCGCCCGGACGCGGTTCCCGGCTCCGCGGACTGGAACGCGCGCGCCGACCTGGTGGGCCGGGCGATGCGGCTGATCGGTGACGGGGTCGTCGACCGCGAGGGCGTGTCCGGTCTGGCCGCGCGCCTCGGATACAGCGCCCGGCAGGTGCAGCGCCAGCTGAACGCCGAGGTCGGCGCCGGACCCATCGCGCTCGCCCGCGCCCAGCGGGCCCACACCGCGCGGGTCCTGCTTCAGACCACCACCCTGCAGGCCGCCGAGATCGCGTTCGCATCCGGTTTCCACAGTGTGAGGCAGTTCAACGACACGGTCCGGGAGATCTACGCGCTCACCCCCGGTGAGCTGCGCACCACCCGGCCCGGCCGCTCCTCCCGCTTCGGCTCCGTCGGCACGGCGGACGGAGCCGGGGGAGTGCCGCTACGGCTCGCCCACCGGGGGCCGTACGCCGCGACCGGGATCTTCGACCACCTCGCGGCCCGCGCCCTCACCGGCATCGAGGAGATGGCCGGGCCCCGGGGGGACCGCACCTACCGGCGCACCCTGCGTCTGCCGCACTGCACCGGCATCGCCGAGGTCAGGGAGAGGACCGGCGACGGCTGGCTGGAATGCCGGCTGCACCTCGGTGACCTGCGGGACCTGACGACCGCCACGCAGCGGATGCGCCGTCTCTTCGACCTGGACGCCGACCCCCTGGCGGTCGCCGAGCGCCTCGGCGCGGATCCCGCACTCGCGCCGCTCGTCGCCCGCACGCCCGGACTGCGGGCCCCTGGCGCCGCCGACGTCCACGAACTGACCGTCCGGGCGGTCCTCGGCCAGCAGGTCTCCGTAGCGGCCGGGCGCCGCCTCGGCAGCGCGCTGGTCACGGCCTACGGCGCGCCCCTCCAGGTGCCCAGCGGCGCCCTCACCCGTACCTTCCCCGATCCCGGAGACCTGGCCGGAGCCGGCCTGGAGGAGCTGGGGATGCCGGTCGCGCGGCGCGCCACCCTCAGGACCGTCGCCGCCGCCCTGGCCGACGGCCGCATCGGGCTCGATCCCGGCGCCGACCGGGACCAGGCCGAGAAGGACCTCCTCGGCCTGCGGGGTGTCGGCCCCTGGACGGCCGGCTACATCCGCATGCGGGCACTCGGCGACCCCGACGTGCTGCTGACCGGCGATGTCGCGGTGCGGGCCGGGATGCGGCACGCGGGAGCCGAGGCGGTCGACGCCGGGGCCTGGCGCCCCTGGCGCACGTACGCCACGCACCACTTCTGGAACGCGGCCGTGGACCGCCGGCGCGTCGCGGTGACGTGA
- a CDS encoding catalase has translation MSDNTKPLTTAAGAPVANNENAVTAGPRGPMLLQDVWFLEKLAHFSREVIPERRMHAKGSGAFGTFKVTQDITRYSRAALFSEVGKETELFARFSTVAGERGAADAERDIRGFALRFYTEEGNWDVVGNNTPVFFHRDPHHFPDLNRAVKRDPRTNLRSAENNWDFWTSLPEALHQITIVMSDRGIPDGYRHMHGFGSHTYSFINESNERFWVKFHFRTQQGIKNLTDAEAAAVVADDRESSQADLFDAIERGDNPKWTFFIQVMPEADAATYRYHPFDLTKVWSKKDYPLIEVGEFELNRNPENYFADVEQAAFTPANLVPGVGASPDRMLQGRLFSYGDAARYRVGVNHHQIPVNQPRGAKNVNTYHRDGQLRVDGNQGSVPGYTPNSYGRWAEQPQFAEPGLALDGAAADRFDYREDDDNYFEQPGNLFRAMTPDEQDALFGNTARAIDGASQATVERHINHCTQADPAYGEGVRKAIEALQAAK, from the coding sequence ATCTCTGACAACACGAAGCCGCTGACCACTGCCGCCGGCGCACCGGTCGCGAACAACGAGAACGCCGTCACCGCCGGTCCGCGCGGCCCGATGCTTCTCCAGGACGTCTGGTTCCTGGAGAAGCTGGCCCACTTCAGCCGTGAGGTCATCCCCGAGCGTCGTATGCACGCCAAGGGGTCCGGCGCCTTCGGCACCTTCAAGGTGACGCAGGACATCACCAGGTACTCGAGGGCCGCGCTCTTCTCCGAGGTCGGCAAGGAGACGGAGCTCTTCGCCCGGTTCTCGACCGTCGCCGGTGAGCGCGGCGCGGCGGACGCGGAGCGCGACATCCGCGGTTTCGCCCTCCGCTTCTACACGGAGGAGGGCAACTGGGACGTCGTCGGCAACAACACGCCGGTCTTCTTCCACCGCGACCCCCACCACTTCCCGGACCTGAACCGTGCCGTGAAGCGCGACCCGCGCACCAACCTGCGCTCGGCGGAGAACAACTGGGACTTCTGGACCAGTCTCCCCGAGGCCCTGCACCAGATCACCATCGTGATGTCGGACCGCGGCATCCCCGACGGCTACCGCCACATGCACGGATTCGGTTCGCACACCTACTCGTTCATCAACGAGAGCAACGAGCGCTTCTGGGTGAAGTTCCACTTCCGTACGCAGCAGGGCATCAAGAACCTGACCGACGCCGAGGCCGCGGCGGTCGTCGCCGACGACCGCGAGTCCTCGCAGGCGGACCTGTTCGACGCCATCGAGCGCGGCGACAACCCGAAGTGGACCTTCTTCATCCAGGTGATGCCGGAGGCGGACGCCGCGACGTACCGCTACCACCCCTTCGACCTCACCAAGGTCTGGTCCAAGAAGGACTACCCGCTCATCGAGGTCGGTGAGTTCGAGCTCAACCGCAACCCGGAGAACTACTTCGCCGACGTGGAGCAGGCCGCCTTCACCCCGGCGAACCTCGTCCCCGGCGTGGGAGCCTCGCCCGACCGCATGCTGCAGGGCCGGCTCTTCTCGTACGGTGACGCCGCCCGGTACCGCGTCGGTGTCAACCACCACCAGATCCCGGTGAACCAGCCCCGCGGTGCGAAGAACGTCAACACCTACCACCGCGACGGCCAGCTGCGGGTGGACGGCAACCAGGGTTCCGTGCCCGGTTACACGCCGAACAGCTACGGCCGCTGGGCGGAGCAGCCGCAGTTCGCCGAGCCCGGCCTGGCGCTCGACGGTGCCGCCGCCGACCGGTTCGACTACCGCGAGGACGACGACAACTACTTCGAGCAGCCGGGCAACCTGTTCCGGGCGATGACCCCGGACGAGCAGGACGCCCTGTTCGGTAACACCGCCCGGGCCATCGACGGCGCCTCACAGGCCACCGTCGAGCGTCACATCAACCACTGCACGCAGGCCGACCCGGCCTACGGCGAGGGTGTGCGCAAGGCCATCGAGGCGCTGCAGGCCGCCAAGTAG
- the gmd gene encoding GDP-mannose 4,6-dehydratase: MAKTALITGVTGQDGSYLSELLLEKGYTVHGLIRRSSSFNTERIDHIYQGPEEANRSFVLHHADLSDGVALVNLLRDIQPDEVYNLGAQSHVRVSFDAPLYTGDVTGLGTVRLLEAVRASGIDTRVYQASSSEMFGASPPPQNEKTPFHPRSPYSVAKVYSYWATVNYREAYGMFATNGILFNHESPRRGETFVTRKITRGVARIKAGLQDRLHLGNLDAVRDWGYAPEYVEAMWRMLQCDTPDDYVVATGEGVSVRQFLEYAFEHAGLDWAEHVRYDPKYERPSEVDALIGDASKAEELLGWKPEVKSRELARIMVDADIRQLSDQLAGSAVRVDR; encoded by the coding sequence ATGGCAAAGACCGCGCTCATCACGGGTGTGACCGGACAGGACGGTTCGTACCTGTCGGAGCTGTTGCTGGAGAAGGGTTACACCGTCCACGGCCTGATACGCCGTTCGTCGAGCTTCAACACGGAGCGGATCGACCACATCTATCAGGGCCCCGAGGAAGCGAATCGTTCCTTCGTGCTCCACCACGCCGACCTGTCCGACGGAGTCGCGCTGGTGAACCTGCTGCGGGACATACAGCCCGACGAGGTCTACAACCTCGGCGCCCAGTCCCACGTCCGGGTGTCCTTCGACGCGCCGCTGTACACCGGGGACGTCACGGGGCTCGGCACGGTACGCCTGCTGGAGGCGGTCCGGGCCAGCGGTATCGACACCCGGGTCTACCAGGCGTCGTCGTCCGAGATGTTCGGCGCGAGCCCGCCCCCGCAGAACGAGAAGACCCCGTTCCACCCGCGCAGCCCGTACAGCGTGGCCAAGGTCTACTCGTACTGGGCGACGGTCAACTACCGTGAGGCGTATGGCATGTTCGCCACCAACGGGATCCTGTTCAACCATGAGTCCCCGCGCCGTGGCGAGACCTTCGTGACCCGCAAGATCACCCGTGGGGTGGCCAGGATCAAGGCGGGCCTGCAGGACCGGCTGCACCTGGGCAACCTCGACGCCGTGCGTGACTGGGGGTACGCCCCCGAGTACGTGGAGGCGATGTGGCGGATGCTCCAGTGCGACACCCCCGACGACTACGTGGTGGCCACCGGCGAGGGCGTCAGCGTCCGGCAGTTCCTCGAGTACGCCTTCGAGCACGCGGGCCTCGACTGGGCGGAACACGTCCGCTACGACCCGAAGTACGAGCGTCCCAGCGAGGTCGACGCGCTCATCGGTGACGCGTCCAAGGCGGAGGAACTCCTCGGCTGGAAGCCGGAGGTGAAGTCGCGCGAGCTGGCCCGGATCATGGTGGACGCCGACATCCGGCAGCTGAGCGACCAGCTCGCGGGGTCCGCCGTCCGGGTCGACCGATGA
- a CDS encoding vWA domain-containing protein, whose protein sequence is MNGQQSPEATGEASYDNRRQVMYWRLLARLFDHEEQAALESASLAVVEDIGLPAALLDPQASVDSVVQRHPELATEFDGLMTPDVGADVDAETEAGAAGDDVRDRAAEVRRAALVSKVLLNVFHSPPGTVTAGQLSRWQSDAGWLERALGCRPGELRGGRAGGTGVSPTGTGGGGRTPDLRRLIPEIGPELGSIEAGLVKRMRLREVLADPQLAGQLTPSMSLIEQLLRDKDNLSGVALANAKALIRRFVDEVAEVLRTQVEKSTVGALDRSVPPKRVFRNLDLDRTIWKNLTNWDPEEERLYVDRLFYRHTARKTTPQRLIVVVDQSGSMVDSMVNCTILASIFAGLPKVDVHLIAYDTQALDLTPWVHDPFETLLRTNLGGGTDGTVAMALAQPKIAEPRNTVVVWISDFYEWQTEPLFESMAAIHRSGAKFIPVGSVTSSGRASVNPWFRERFKDQGTPVLSGHIRKLVHELKTFLT, encoded by the coding sequence ATGAACGGACAGCAGAGTCCCGAGGCGACCGGAGAGGCCTCGTACGACAACCGCCGCCAGGTCATGTACTGGCGCCTCCTCGCCCGGCTCTTCGACCACGAGGAACAGGCGGCCCTGGAGTCGGCGAGCCTCGCCGTGGTGGAGGACATCGGGCTGCCGGCCGCGCTGCTGGATCCGCAGGCGTCGGTCGACTCCGTCGTGCAGCGCCATCCCGAGCTGGCCACGGAGTTCGACGGTCTGATGACGCCGGACGTGGGCGCGGACGTGGACGCGGAGACGGAAGCGGGAGCGGCAGGGGACGACGTCCGCGACCGGGCCGCCGAGGTGCGGCGCGCCGCGCTCGTGTCGAAGGTGCTGCTGAACGTCTTCCACTCCCCGCCCGGCACCGTCACCGCGGGCCAGCTCTCCCGGTGGCAGTCGGACGCGGGCTGGCTGGAGCGCGCGCTCGGGTGCAGACCCGGTGAGCTGCGCGGCGGACGCGCGGGCGGGACGGGCGTCAGCCCGACCGGTACGGGCGGCGGCGGCAGGACCCCCGACCTGAGACGGCTCATTCCGGAGATCGGCCCGGAGCTCGGCTCCATCGAGGCCGGGCTGGTCAAGCGGATGAGGCTGCGCGAAGTGCTCGCCGACCCACAGCTCGCCGGGCAGCTGACGCCGAGCATGTCGCTGATCGAACAGCTGCTGCGTGACAAGGACAACCTGTCCGGTGTGGCCCTGGCCAACGCCAAGGCGCTGATCCGCCGCTTCGTCGACGAGGTCGCGGAGGTCCTGCGCACACAGGTGGAGAAGTCGACCGTCGGCGCCCTGGACCGTTCGGTCCCGCCCAAGCGGGTGTTCCGCAACCTGGACCTCGACCGCACGATCTGGAAGAACCTCACCAACTGGGACCCCGAGGAGGAGCGGCTCTACGTCGACCGCCTCTTCTACCGCCACACCGCGCGGAAGACGACGCCCCAGCGGCTGATCGTGGTCGTCGACCAGTCGGGCTCGATGGTCGACTCGATGGTCAACTGCACGATCCTGGCCTCGATCTTCGCGGGACTGCCCAAGGTGGACGTCCACCTCATCGCGTACGACACGCAGGCGCTCGATCTGACCCCATGGGTGCACGACCCCTTCGAGACCCTGCTGCGCACCAACCTCGGGGGCGGCACCGACGGCACGGTCGCCATGGCACTGGCCCAGCCGAAGATCGCCGAGCCCCGCAACACGGTCGTCGTGTGGATCTCGGACTTCTACGAATGGCAGACCGAGCCGCTCTTCGAGAGCATGGCCGCCATCCACCGCTCCGGGGCGAAGTTCATCCCGGTCGGCTCCGTGACCAGCTCCGGCCGTGCCAGCGTCAACCCGTGGTTCAGGGAGCGCTTCAAGGACCAGGGAACCCCGGTGCTCTCCGGCCACATCCGCAAGCTCGTCCACGAGCTCAAGACCTTCCTCACCTGA
- a CDS encoding Fur family transcriptional regulator, translating into MIETEARTLLRGASLRVTRPRVAVLSAVHEAPHSDVSTLLTLVRTRIGAVSTQAVYDVLKTLVDAGLARRIDLPNSPARYEGQSWDNHQHVVCRSCGTIADVDVPQGSPRLEAPQDHGFTIDHVEVTYWGLCPGCLTERGQQDPESVH; encoded by the coding sequence GTGATCGAAACCGAGGCCAGGACACTCCTGCGCGGAGCGTCATTGCGAGTGACCCGTCCCAGGGTCGCCGTGCTCTCGGCAGTCCACGAGGCCCCGCACTCCGATGTCAGTACCCTCCTCACCCTGGTACGCACACGCATCGGCGCGGTCTCGACCCAAGCCGTCTACGACGTGCTCAAGACGCTCGTCGACGCCGGACTGGCGCGGCGGATCGACCTACCGAACTCTCCGGCACGGTACGAGGGACAGTCCTGGGACAACCATCAGCACGTGGTCTGCCGTTCGTGCGGCACGATCGCCGACGTCGATGTCCCGCAGGGCTCTCCGCGCCTCGAGGCGCCCCAGGATCACGGGTTCACCATCGACCACGTCGAGGTCACGTACTGGGGCCTGTGCCCTGGATGCCTGACCGAGCGCGGTCAGCAGGATCCGGAGTCGGTGCACTGA
- a CDS encoding GDP-L-fucose synthase family protein has product MTTDLPGPSQESVRPLLRPGARIFVAGHRGLVGSALVRRLTADGHEVITRGRAELDLREPAPTEQFLRDTRPDAVVLAAAKVGGIMANSTRPVQFLEDNLRIQLAVIAGAHAAGIQRLLFLGSSCIYPKHAPQPIPEDALLTGPLEPTNEAYALAKIAGIVQVQSYRRQYGASYISAMPTNLYGPGDNFDLETSHVLPALIRRFHEAKRDGAAEVTLWGSGSPRREFLHVDDLAAACVRLLEVYDGAEPVNVGCGEDLPIRELASLVQEVTGYQGRIVWDTSKPDGTPRKLLDVSRLSSLGFKPQIPLRDGIARTYAWWLGRQAPRS; this is encoded by the coding sequence ATGACGACCGATCTCCCCGGCCCCTCCCAGGAATCCGTCCGCCCCCTGCTGCGCCCCGGCGCCCGCATATTCGTCGCGGGCCACCGAGGCCTCGTCGGCTCGGCGCTGGTGCGCCGCCTCACCGCCGACGGCCACGAGGTGATCACCCGCGGCCGGGCCGAACTCGATCTGCGTGAGCCCGCGCCGACCGAGCAGTTCCTGCGTGACACCCGCCCGGACGCCGTCGTCCTGGCCGCCGCCAAGGTGGGCGGGATCATGGCCAACAGCACCCGCCCGGTGCAGTTCCTGGAGGACAACCTCCGGATCCAGCTCGCCGTGATCGCGGGCGCGCACGCCGCCGGGATCCAGCGGCTGCTCTTCCTCGGCTCGTCGTGCATCTACCCCAAGCACGCCCCGCAGCCCATCCCCGAGGACGCGCTGCTCACGGGCCCGCTCGAACCGACCAACGAGGCGTACGCGCTGGCCAAGATCGCCGGAATCGTGCAGGTCCAGTCCTACCGCCGGCAGTACGGCGCCTCGTACATCAGCGCCATGCCCACCAATCTCTACGGCCCCGGCGACAATTTCGACCTGGAGACCTCGCACGTGCTGCCCGCGCTGATCCGCCGCTTCCACGAGGCGAAGCGGGACGGCGCGGCTGAGGTCACCCTGTGGGGCTCCGGCAGCCCCCGCCGCGAGTTCCTCCATGTCGACGATCTCGCCGCAGCCTGTGTGCGGCTGCTGGAGGTGTACGACGGTGCGGAGCCCGTCAACGTCGGCTGCGGCGAGGATCTGCCAATCCGTGAACTGGCTTCCCTCGTGCAGGAGGTGACGGGCTATCAGGGCCGGATCGTCTGGGACACGTCGAAGCCGGACGGCACCCCGCGCAAGCTCCTCGACGTGTCCCGGCTCTCCTCCCTGGGCTTCAAGCCGCAGATCCCCCTGCGGGACGGCATCGCCCGCACCTACGCATGGTGGCTCGGCCGTCAGGCTCCTCGGTCCTGA
- a CDS encoding sugar transferase, translated as MGHVEIPESDISGPVGLAGAPRPRTAASRNRTVAPEHLWRAPTTVERDHAGRPRARKTPVPRVPFLALTDLLGMGIPAWLVLRAGGQPGALTAAASAALVWTGVRAARGRYAPRLPGESAGGPYGPVGDWLALIGLLAVLLAVTGGGLDPATAVAALVPGLALAVLAGAAGRLRRASGRRAARRVLVVGEAAGLDRAVNLLNSRTDHPYTAVAVVPVGPEAPDCGTPVPGRLAPRPADDDVSTVLGGAFAHDADLVLVAPGPQLDDDRLRRLAWGLHDGGLALCVLSDLSGVAAARVRPASAAGLTLLHVAPPLRSGPQAALKTVVDRAGAALGLLVLAPVLFGVALAVRLSSPGPVFHRQTRHGRHNRPFTMWKFRTMVADAESRREQLSAANESEGPMFKMRRDPRVTRIGHALRRTSMDELPQLLNVLRGDMSLVGPRPPLPEEVSRYDERELRRLAVRPGLTGLWQVSGRSDLSWQETVSLDLWYVDNWSVATDMGLLARTVRAVTDGRGAY; from the coding sequence ATGGGGCATGTCGAAATACCTGAATCGGATATATCCGGGCCTGTCGGGCTCGCGGGGGCACCACGACCGCGTACCGCCGCTTCCCGGAACCGCACGGTGGCTCCGGAGCATTTATGGAGAGCCCCGACGACTGTTGAGCGCGACCACGCGGGGAGACCGCGGGCCAGGAAGACGCCCGTTCCGCGTGTACCTTTCCTCGCCCTGACCGATCTGCTGGGTATGGGGATACCGGCCTGGCTGGTCCTGCGGGCCGGCGGACAGCCAGGAGCACTGACCGCCGCGGCGTCGGCCGCGCTCGTCTGGACGGGAGTCCGCGCGGCGCGCGGCCGGTACGCGCCGCGACTGCCGGGGGAATCCGCCGGGGGGCCCTACGGCCCCGTGGGCGACTGGCTGGCGCTCATCGGTCTGCTGGCCGTGCTGCTGGCCGTGACGGGCGGGGGCCTCGACCCGGCCACCGCCGTCGCGGCGCTGGTGCCCGGCCTGGCCCTGGCCGTCCTCGCCGGGGCCGCGGGCCGGCTACGGCGGGCCTCGGGGCGGCGGGCGGCGCGCCGGGTCCTGGTGGTCGGCGAGGCCGCGGGCCTGGACCGGGCGGTGAATCTTCTCAACTCCCGTACGGATCATCCGTATACGGCGGTGGCGGTGGTCCCGGTCGGTCCTGAAGCCCCGGACTGCGGGACACCGGTGCCTGGACGGCTGGCGCCCCGGCCGGCTGACGACGACGTGTCCACGGTGCTCGGCGGTGCCTTCGCCCATGACGCCGATCTGGTACTCGTCGCGCCCGGCCCCCAGCTCGACGACGACCGGCTCCGCCGGCTGGCCTGGGGCCTCCACGACGGCGGCCTGGCCCTCTGCGTGCTCTCGGACCTGTCGGGGGTCGCCGCGGCCCGGGTGCGGCCGGCCTCCGCGGCCGGGCTGACGCTGCTGCATGTCGCACCGCCGCTGCGGAGCGGCCCCCAGGCCGCACTCAAGACCGTCGTGGACCGCGCCGGTGCGGCGCTCGGGCTGCTGGTGCTCGCGCCGGTGCTCTTCGGGGTGGCTCTGGCCGTGCGGCTCTCGTCGCCCGGCCCCGTCTTCCACCGCCAGACCCGTCACGGCCGTCACAACCGGCCGTTCACCATGTGGAAGTTCCGCACGATGGTGGCGGACGCGGAGTCCCGCAGGGAGCAGCTCTCGGCAGCGAACGAGAGCGAGGGGCCGATGTTCAAGATGCGCCGCGACCCCCGGGTGACCAGGATCGGTCACGCCCTGCGGCGGACCTCCATGGACGAGCTCCCGCAGCTCCTCAACGTGCTGCGGGGTGACATGTCCCTGGTAGGTCCACGGCCGCCACTGCCGGAGGAGGTGTCGCGCTACGACGAGCGGGAGCTCCGCCGGCTGGCGGTGCGGCCGGGCCTGACCGGCCTGTGGCAGGTCAGCGGGCGGTCCGACCTCTCCTGGCAGGAAACGGTCTCGCTGGACCTCTGGTACGTCGACAACTGGTCGGTGGCCACGGACATGGGGCTCCTCGCCCGTACGGTGCGCGCCGTCACCGACGGCCGCGGGGCGTACTGA
- a CDS encoding alpha-ketoglutarate-dependent dioxygenase AlkB family protein, which produces MSALLPRPAMEVAPGAWHVPDWLTPAQQRELVTVCRAWATGPVPIRHTRLPRGGVMSVRTVCVGWHWQPYRYTRTADDVNGLPVAEFPDWMVRLGRSALVEAYGDEEAAQGYTPDTALVNYYDGQARMGMHQDKDERSSAPVVSLSIGDTCVFRVGNTETRTKPYTDIELSSGDLFVLGGPSRFAYHGVPKVHEGTGDPATGLRSGRLNITMRVTGLA; this is translated from the coding sequence ATGAGCGCACTCCTTCCGCGCCCCGCCATGGAAGTCGCCCCTGGCGCCTGGCACGTACCGGACTGGCTCACCCCCGCGCAGCAGCGCGAGCTGGTGACGGTGTGCCGCGCCTGGGCCACCGGCCCCGTCCCCATCCGTCACACCCGGCTGCCGCGCGGCGGCGTCATGTCCGTCCGGACCGTGTGCGTGGGCTGGCACTGGCAGCCGTACAGATACACCCGCACCGCGGACGACGTGAACGGCCTGCCGGTCGCCGAATTCCCGGACTGGATGGTCCGGCTGGGCCGCAGCGCCCTCGTGGAGGCGTACGGCGACGAGGAAGCCGCACAGGGGTACACCCCGGACACCGCGCTCGTCAACTACTACGACGGGCAGGCCAGGATGGGCATGCACCAGGACAAGGACGAGCGGTCGTCGGCCCCCGTCGTCTCCCTGTCCATCGGCGACACCTGCGTCTTCCGCGTCGGGAACACCGAGACCCGCACCAAGCCGTACACGGACATCGAACTCTCCTCGGGCGACCTGTTCGTCCTCGGCGGCCCCTCGCGCTTCGCGTACCACGGGGTGCCCAAGGTCCACGAAGGCACCGGTGACCCGGCCACCGGGCTCAGGTCGGGCCGGCTGAACATCACGATGCGGGTGACCGGGCTCGCGTAG
- a CDS encoding ankyrin repeat domain-containing protein has protein sequence MEPLSEEQTAQLVAMVTDLARQGRTEELLEFFDHGLPVDVQDVQGNTAIMLAAYHGHAETVRALIARGADVDLRNGRDQSPVAGALFKGEDAIVAALIAAGADLDAGTPSARATAEMFGKTALLVE, from the coding sequence ATGGAACCGCTTTCCGAGGAACAGACCGCGCAGCTCGTCGCGATGGTGACGGACCTGGCCAGGCAGGGGCGTACCGAGGAGCTCCTGGAGTTCTTCGACCACGGGCTGCCCGTCGACGTCCAGGACGTCCAGGGCAACACGGCGATCATGCTCGCCGCCTACCACGGACACGCGGAGACCGTGCGTGCGCTCATCGCGCGCGGCGCCGATGTCGACCTCCGCAACGGCCGGGACCAGTCACCGGTCGCCGGAGCCCTGTTCAAGGGGGAGGACGCGATCGTGGCTGCGTTGATCGCCGCCGGCGCGGACCTCGACGCGGGGACGCCGAGCGCACGGGCCACGGCCGAGATGTTCGGGAAGACGGCTCTGCTGGTGGAGTAG
- a CDS encoding methylated-DNA--[protein]-cysteine S-methyltransferase, whose amino-acid sequence MTLYTTIDSPLGELLLVGEESTTAQGGTALASLSVPGQKGGATVQDGWTQDADAFTTIAAELRAYFEGSRAGFGIECAVSRGTDFQRRVWKALDAIPYGTTLSYGEIAARIGASRMAVRSVGTAIGANPLLVVRPCHRVIGASGALTGYSGGLDRKRQLLDLENHHRAA is encoded by the coding sequence ATGACGCTCTACACCACGATCGACAGCCCGCTCGGCGAGCTGCTGCTGGTGGGCGAGGAGTCGACCACCGCACAGGGCGGCACCGCCCTCGCCTCGCTCTCGGTGCCGGGCCAGAAGGGCGGCGCCACGGTCCAGGACGGCTGGACGCAGGACGCGGACGCCTTCACCACGATCGCCGCCGAGCTGCGCGCGTACTTCGAGGGCAGCCGGGCCGGCTTCGGCATCGAGTGCGCCGTCAGCCGTGGCACCGACTTCCAGCGCCGCGTGTGGAAGGCCCTGGACGCCATCCCCTACGGCACCACGCTCAGCTACGGAGAGATCGCCGCGCGGATCGGCGCCTCGCGCATGGCGGTGCGCTCGGTCGGCACCGCGATCGGCGCGAACCCGCTCCTCGTCGTCCGCCCCTGCCACCGCGTGATCGGCGCGAGCGGCGCACTCACCGGCTACTCGGGCGGTCTCGATCGCAAGCGGCAGCTCCTGGACCTGGAGAACCACCACCGGGCGGCCTGA